The Eublepharis macularius isolate TG4126 chromosome 8, MPM_Emac_v1.0, whole genome shotgun sequence genome contains a region encoding:
- the LOC129334624 gene encoding LOW QUALITY PROTEIN: actin-like protein 7A (The sequence of the model RefSeq protein was modified relative to this genomic sequence to represent the inferred CDS: inserted 2 bases in 1 codon), protein MLNRGRASSGSMPVKKGSIVKPRSRPKEKYDXVKKTRAVVIDIGTGSCKCGFAGEQKPAHVISSTVGKHFQETAKTGDNRKETFVGKELQDAGIALKLVNPLRHGIIVDWDTIQDIWEYIFHKKMKIRPEEHAVLVSDPPLSPTTNREKYAEMLFETFCTPAMHIAYQSRLSMYSYGKTSGLVVESGHGVSYVVPIYEGYTLPSITERVDYAGSDVTQYLMKLLNESVKLFTEKDWRILEDIKENCCFTSLDFQQDSIAPLGKHAIEYELPDGQVIRIGRERFMCSEMLFKPSLINCQQLGLPLLTMTSLNKCDASLKRNLKGNILLCGGCTTTKGFADRFQKELTKICPNDKPIVIASPERKTSVWTGGSILASLKAFQQLWVHRKEYEERGPFYIYRKCF, encoded by the exons ATGCTGAACCGAGGGAGAGCCAGTTCTGGTTCTATGCCAGTAAAGAAAGGATCGATAGTGAAGCCTCGCTCCAGGCCCAAAGAAAAGTATGA CGTGAAAAAGACCAGAGCTGTTGTCATAGATATCGGGACTGGGTCCTGCAAATGTGGGTTTGCTGGAGAGCAGAAGCCGGCCCACGTGATCTCATCAACCGTGGGTAAGCATTTCCAGGAGACTGCGAAAACAGGAGACAACAGGAAAGAAACATTTGTTGGCAAAGAACTTCAGGATGCCGGAATAGCCCTGAAACTTGTCAACCCTTTGAGACATGGAATAATAGTGGACTGGGACACCATTCAGGACATATGGGAGTATATTTTCCACAAGAAGATGAAGATTCGGCCCGAGGAACATGCTGTCCTGGTGTCAGATCCTCCCCTGAGCCCCACCACCAACAGAGAAAAATACGCGGAGATGCTCTTTGAGACGTTCTGCACCCCTGCCATGCACATCGCCTACCAGTCGAGATTGTCAATGTACTCCTACGGAAAGACATCCGGTCTTGTTGTGGAAAGTGGCCATGGTGTTTCTTACGTCGTTCCCATCTACGAAGGCTACACTTTGCCAAGCATTACTGAAAGAGTAGACTACGCGGGGTCAGATGTCACCCAATACCTCATGAAACTCTTAAATGAGTCTGTGAAACTGTTCACAGAGAAAGACTGGAGGATCCTGGAAGACATCAAGGAGAACTGTTGCTTCACTTCCCTGGACTTTCAACAGGACTCCATTGCACCTCTTGGGAAACACGCGATCGAATACGAGCTTCCTGACGGGCAAGTGATCCGTATCGGCAGGGAGAGATTCATGTGTTCCGAAATGCTCTTCAAGCCATCCCTGATCAACTGTCAGCAGCTGGGGCTTCCGCTCCTGACCATGACAAGCCTCAACAAGTGTGACGCCAGCCTCAAAAGGAACCTGAAGGGCAACATCCTGTTGTGTGGGGGTTGCACCACAACGAAAGGCTTCGCTGACCGCTTCCAGAAAGAACTTACCAAGATATGCCCGAATGACAAACCCATTGTGATAGCCTCCCCTGAAAGAAAAACGTCCGTGTGGACGGGAGGTTCCATCCTAGCATCCCTCAAGGCCTTCCAGCAGCTCTGGGTTCACAGAAAAGAATATGAGGAACGGGGGCCTTTTTACATCTACAGGAAATGCTTCTGA